Proteins encoded together in one Gigantopelta aegis isolate Gae_Host chromosome 8, Gae_host_genome, whole genome shotgun sequence window:
- the LOC121379565 gene encoding octopamine receptor beta-2R-like: MTFGQSNMSANVTDYELTVGSMIKLTLEVILMAFVCTVNVLTLITVCLNRNLWTVHNMYVISLAVADFLTSLSIPYQMVYNVPEILAVFDNNKYMCLCKYVILFIVISISILHMVLIAVDRWACITYPHKYERLATIPKAGILIVFVWISGILLGTVPLYANEWTRNTDCVFFKVLNPEYQIYVQGGFFIVTSVIIAACYGHMFRVAKRRTETLRRLTSTGYTLNKETQMAKFKRDWELVKMFSVIFVVFFLCSAPSFLFIIVTYTAGVPENVISFTTPLLLTNSGMNFVIYVVKNYQFRTALKATCLNCRTSVVAAT, from the coding sequence ATGACATTTGGACAGAGCAACATGAGCGCCAATGTTACAGACTACGAGCTCACTGTGGGCAGCATGATCAAACTGACTCTCGAAGTGATACTCATGGCTTTCGTCTGTACTGTGAACGTGTTGACGCTGATTACGGTGTGTCTCAACCGGAACCTGTGGACTGTCCACAACATGTACGTGATATCTCTGGCTGTTGCGGACTTCCTCACCAGTCTCTCGATCCCTTACCAAATGGTGTATAACGTACCCGAAATACTGGCAGTATTCgacaataataaatacatgtgtctTTGTAAGTACGTAATATTGTTTATCGTGATCTCGATTTCCATTCTGCATATGGTCCTTATTGCCGTCGACAGGTGGGCGTGCATCACGTATCCTCATAAATACGAGCGTCTGGCTACGATACCTAAGGCAGGGATACTCATTGTGTTCGTCTGGATTAGTGGAATACTTTTAGGGACAGTTCCACTGTATGCCAATGAGTGGACACGCAATACTGATTGCGTATTTTTCAAAGTACTCAACCCAGAGTACCAGATTTACGTTCAAGGTGGATTCTTCATCGTGACCTCCGTAATTATTGCTGCTTGCTATGGTCATATGTTTCGTGTTGCCAAGAGACGGACAGAGACTTTGCGTCGGCTAACATCAACCGGATACACGCTCAACAAGGAGACACAGATGGCCAAATTCAAAAGAGACTGGGAGTTGGTTAAAATGTTTAGTGTTATTTTTGTCGTGTTTTTCCTCTGTAGTGCTCCAAGTTTCCTGTTTATCATCGTAACCTACACGGCAGGAGTCCCAGAAAATGTTATTAGCTTCACTACCCCGCTCCTTCTGACCAACTCTGGGATGAACTTTGTTATTTATGTGGTGAAAAACTATCAGTTTCGAACAGCGCTAAAAGCCACATGTTTGAATTGTCGAACATCAGTAGTTGCTGCCACATAA